A window of Aquibium oceanicum genomic DNA:
TGTCCTGACCAGAAGCCGGGCCTTTCATTTCGAGGCAACGAAATGGCGGGAGAGGTCGGCGAGACGATCGAGGCGCTCTATGACCACATTGCCGAGTTGGGGAAGGCGGCGGGCCGCTCCAGCAACGTTGTCAAGAAACTGGAACGCGAACGCTATGGTTGGCGCGGATCTCGGGCGACAAAGGCACATCTCGCTGAAGAGCTTGCCGATGTCGTGCACACGGCGGTCCTGTGCGCGATCACATCAGGCATCGATCTGGAGGCCGCAGTGATCCAAAAGTTCAACGCGACCTCGCAGAAGAACGGGCTGGCGACCCTGTTGCCCGTTCCCCCCGCCGAAGGCGGCAAGCCCGACCGGGCGTCGGCCATCGTTGGCCGGCCGTCCGCAGCGAGCGGCGAAGCCGCGGCAAGCGAA
This region includes:
- a CDS encoding MazG-like family protein codes for the protein MKKLMDIENSAGLTLGGLQVAHVVRQEEWCPDQKPGLSFRGNEMAGEVGETIEALYDHIAELGKAAGRSSNVVKKLERERYGWRGSRATKAHLAEELADVVHTAVLCAITSGIDLEAAVIQKFNATSQKNGLATLLPVPPAEGGKPDRASAIVGRPSAASGEAAASEGQNK